The Bubalus kerabau isolate K-KA32 ecotype Philippines breed swamp buffalo chromosome 10, PCC_UOA_SB_1v2, whole genome shotgun sequence sequence GAGAAGACTGGCCTATGAGACAACCAAGTTTATCATTAGTCTTAACACCCAAACATATAGCTGCCAGATGATGAAACCATCGGCTTCACCTGTCTCTCTGATGCTCTCTTAGGCTAATATTTGAGTTGTCCACATTTACTTGAtggaaaaaaaagactttcagaagtcctttcttttgcttttcatgtGCTTCCCAGCTGCAGTAAAAGAAACAGCATGTTTTGGAATCCAGAGCAGAAAAGCAGCATCTGGTTTGAAAGATCTGATAAATCTCAAGAACTTCTTTTCCGAAAGTCTTTCTGGCATTtataagggagagaaaaaaacctCCAAAATGATTTTCcatcaagaaataagaaagatttaTATCATGTAACATTATAaacttataaaatgaagataaaacaaGTTTCTGAGGCATAAAATTTCATTCTTCACTGTTTAAGATAATATTCTACAACTTGACCTATATGAAGGGCATCCCCCTGATTTACATGTTTATTGCTCTAAGCACAGACCAGAATTGTCATCACTTATTCAACACATTTTTACTAAACGTCACAGGGGACCATGCTTTGTTAACTCCGCCCATATCCCACCTCGTGTACAAGAgccctttaaaaattcaaaattgtaCACACACATGCTTAAGCCTCTTATCTTATTCACATTCCATTGTTGTTCCAGAAGACCTGAAGGCAAGTCATACCTACTTTCAAACAAAGAAAGTGCACAAGGATCACCACTTCTTTTGTACCTACAAATGGCCTACTAATTTCCCAGCTATAATATCAGTGATTCTATCCCAGAATAAGAAACTGATGCTATTATGCAGATCCCATCACTAAGGGACCATCTCCTCTGGAAAGGACCATCTTCTGCCCACTGCGGCTCTGATTCTGGTCCTATCAGTCAGCTATTCCTTCACGTTCAAGGCTGCAAGAACCACCTGTGTCCCAAGATATCCTTAAATTGGGTACAGCTTTTAAATTGGGACAGTTTTTACATCTGGAAGCAGCTTGGCTACCCAAAGCAGCTAGCTTTCTTGGAAGAGTTTAGCCAAATCCAAAAACAGAATCTTACTAAAGATGATTTTCATTATTGCAGCCTCTTACTCATAACCACTGGTGCAAGCTGCCAAAAACCACTTCTTACAAAAGGGGTTGTGTATCCTCCTAGGGCCCCGCACCCCCACCCATTCACTCCCTTCCCCAGGCCACAAAATAGAGCCTGTTTTCTCTTCCTCATAAGAAACTAATAGGGCAATGACACTGGCAACAACAATCAATCTCTCTTTAAGAATCCATTTActtatcataatttttaaatgtctgattCTCACTCCCTTTATTGCAACTGCAAAACAAAATCCCAGTCCAAGAAATTGGAAAGTCCTCTACTGAATTAAGCACATTGAAATAATCAAGTGCCGAAGGAGAGAAGCCTCTGGTCACAACCCACTTGCTTGTACTCCGCTGGCCAGCAGCCTGCAGCGTAGAGAGAGGCCTGAGTGAAATTACGGTACATTAGTTCCTTTTGGTTTGTCTCGAAGGTGGCTCAGATTTTGTTCATGCTGAAATTTGCCACCGATTTCAGCTGGACTTTCTCATTAACTAATGTTTATGTTTCAGTGGGGAGATATTTTAGCATTAGCATCCTCAGCTTGCTCAAACAGGAGCTAAAAGCTGAGCAAAATCTTCCTTTTAAAGCCATTTCCAACATAGTTGAAAATGCTGGATGTCGTCATTCCACTCAGTAAAATCGGTCCCTCCAAATATGTTAGTTTTGATATGCAGATGCCAAGAGGGTAATGGAAGATGGGGGTTCAGAACAGCCTAGAAGCTTAGAGTACCTTCCTTCAAGGGTGCACCTCTCCATGTATTGATAACCTCTGCATGAGCAACAAAATGAGGTCAAGGAAGTGTGATCTGTTCGTGCATTTCCTATGCAAAGAACTGGGAACCTCACAGGATTAAATTTCCACTTCAATTGTATAATTCTGTATGTGTACTTCATAGAGATAATGACTATTAATAATTCATCAGTATCCTTTATTGTATACATAGGGAGTTTattgtaggcttcccaggtaagctctgtggtgaagaatccacccccCAAGCAGGGGATGCaaacttgatccctgggtcaggaagatctcctgaaggaggaaataacaaccaatgccagtattcttgcctggaaaatcccttggacagaggagcctggcaagctacagtccttggaattagaaaagagttggacacaacttagtaactaaacaacaagagtTTGTGAATAAATGTTCTTTCAAGTTAAGTCATTCATTATTTATGACTTAGGGATATTATAGTTATTCCTTGCTGATAATCATACCTTGAGCATCACcaaaaaaaatgacaattatCGTCTTGGTAATGTATTGATGCGTGagtgcatactaagtcgcttcagtggtgtccaacacttcgtgaccctatgaactgtagcccacaaggctcctctgtccctgggattctccaggcaagaatactgaagtgggttgccatgccctcctccaggggatcttcatacccagagatcaagccctcaTTGATATTCTTTGTTaaagcaaaatgttttttttctcttttgaagaagggtgtgtgtgtctttgggGGTTTGAATGACTTTCCAGAAACCCTGATGGCCCACAGTCAAGGTCAAAGCATATAATTGATCTTGTGTATcaggaagcctttttttttttaactctattatTCAGTATGCTAAAGAACTACAGTCAGAGGAACTTAGAGTCAAAAATAAAGCCAAAGAGCTTAGGAAATGTTTACTTTTCTCCTGCTAATGAGGACCTGGAACAGAGACTGGAATAATCCCTCTAAACTCCTTAACATTGGAACAAGTCTCTACTTACACCACCCGTTATAGCGCTGCacacctgctctgctttctctcatcctttttctatttctttcctctgttgTTAGACATCACCTACCTCCTCAGAGGTCTTTAACATCCCCTTCAGATACTCCAGGACCACAACAACCAGCCACTGAGCCTTTTAGATCTCCCTGTACACAATTTCAAACAACCCTGTTCATTAAAACAAAGGGAGAtcattataaaagaaaatgcCAGACGATTCATTTCACCAATAAGAAGCAAACTGTTTCTCTAGTAGAAATTTCCAGcagcaaataaaatttttagaattttccaaaGAATCCTTTTAAAGTTACTTCTTCATAAGTTGCTTTAACATGTTGAAGAAAACCAAAAAGgtacatattatttttaagaaaatgtctcCTGAATGAAAAAGATAATCAGTTCTCTTGGAAAACTTGATgaaatgcaatttattttttatcaatgCCACATTATTTTTGATTAGATGTACAGTTTATTTACTATCtcagaaatgtttttattatattaaaaacctAATTAATTTGAAGAGTTGAGTCACTACAGCAGAATTTGGTGCTTTTGTGGTGGCTCATTCATTTCCTGATcaggggaagaaggaaaatgtGAATTCAATCAGCACAACTAATAAGCCCAGAAGTAGAATGTGTGTATTTACATTTTCCATTGAAAAACACTcttatgggggggggggaggaaatCTAGAAAATTCCCCTTCTCCTTACCTTTTGTTAGTTGCAAAATAAACGTGTCTCCAAGAGTAAGGAGTTGCTGGGAGTCGGTTTTGTCTAGAGCCCCTCCCCAACCAATAGGCATGGACCACCATCTCTGCCAGCATTTACACTGCCTGGGAGACGAGCCGAGGGCATACCACCTTCATCTCTACATCAGTCTCTTTGAATTTCCCTCTGAGGCTCTGCTCcttttctgtctgtctcttcTGTTATAAACTTTGGTTTGAGTTATAGCAAAGCACTATCTTGTTGAGGTTAATAAAGGAAACTAGGGAAGAACTACAGTCTCCATAAAACAACCCAAGCTTGCACTGAGCTACCTCCAGGAGAGACAGCAGACATGCTAATCGATGGTGAGAGAGAGTCTGACATCAATAAACTCAAAGACTTCTCCAAGCGAGAACAACTCAGAAGGAACATTCCAAAAAGCCATCGTGCTCCAATGGAAAGAATTTGGTTCTGGGTCAGAGAAACCTGGCACGTGCTGCCAATCAGCTGTCTGATCTTGGGGaggttacttgacctctctgagctttggtttcatcatctgtaaaatggcaatggCATTAACAATGCTTCAGCAATAACAATGCCACAATTGACACAAGATTACAAAGAATTAATATAAAGGGTCCTGCCCTACTGTATAGCgtgtggaactctgctcaatgttatgtggaagGCTAAATGGAagaggagtttggaggagaatagatacatgtgtaggCATGGCTAagttccttcactgttcatctgcaACTATTACATTGTTTCCttatcagctataccccaataaaaattaaaagtttaaatatatatatataaagggtcCTGTTTATAATAAGAAATCCATAAATGGTAGCAATCTTTATATCTGCACTTCCAAACATAATGCTTTGCACGAAATTAGAATTCATAAATACTGTGGaagcaaaggagagagaaaaagagaatgacaAAGAGGGACAcaagaaaagggaagaggagatttgaaaaaaaaatcaagtttaccACAGACAGACATTTTCCTCCTTTTCATTAATAACATTTctgattataataaatatttaccgTAGAAGCTGTTGGAACACCACGGACTAGGAACACGGTGGACCCCTCTCCAGCACTGCAGATCCTGCGGATCAGAACCCTCCTCCTGTTACAGCAACCACGTCCACCTCGCCTCTGGCAGCTACATGTCACCACTAGGTCTCTGCTGTTCCAGACCCCTCTCACCTCTGCTGAAACCAGGAAGCCCAGTTTCTCCTGCCCATCAACCCTGGTCTACAAAGACAGCCACTATTGAGCTTTTCTGTGTTGCAGAAGCCCTCAGTAGCGCCTTCCTCATCGCTTTAATGAAGGGAGGATCCTCTGAACTCTCCAGGTGAACATATCAGGGCCCCTCTCTGAGGCTTTAGTCCTCAAATACTCTGCTAGGACAGTCTGGCGTCTTCTCTTCATTCATGTGAGCCACCATTTCCCCCACGATTTAGGGAGCCAGCCCAAACACACACTGGAATGAAATCCAGGTGCCGTAGTGAGGATGCTAGTCCTGAGTCATGGGAGAATGCCCAAGAAGCTCTTCTTGAAgtgagaaagtgttagttgctcggttgtgtccaaatctttgtgaccccatggactttagcccaccagactcttctgtccatggaattcccccagcaggagcactggagtgggcagtcattcccttctccaggggatcttcctgacccaaggatcgaacccaggtctcctgcattgcaggtgcactctttaccactgagccaccagggatatacAGGCTTATATTCTGCCACCCTCTCCTTCATCCCATCTGACACTCTCAAGATCCATTCCCAAGCACATTTCCCTGATCCCTGTCTGCTTTAGTCAAGTCCTGAGGTTCCTTCAATGGAAAATCTCATTCCTCCCACCAGAGGGAATGTCCTTCCCCAGCTGGGTCACCCTGAGTCTTGACCCTAATTATCCACGTAGAATAAATGAGGAGTTGTGAGTGGTGTGTAAAGCAGCCTCCTCGGACAAGGCCTCGGCCTGGTCTCCGAGCACCAGGAGGTTGGCCTCTTCTAGGAAGAAGGAACAGCCTTTTTGGTGAGGGAACCTCAAGCTCATCCAGGGGTGGTCCCCACTGCAGTCTCTGTGACCCACTACTTCCCTGTGAGGAACTTAAGGACAGGAGATTGCCAGGGTGAGAAACTCAACCTTTCTGATGATTCAACTCATCAGTTCAACTTATCCAATTAGGCCTGAGGCCTGGTTTTCAGCACCTTCTGCCCTCCATCTTCAGGAGAAGAGAATCTCTTCAAATGTGTCTTTCATGCCAAGCCCCAAGTACTTTGATTGCACTTAACAACCAATCAATCCCTACAGTCCTGATCATTACCATGCTTCCCACATCTCTCAGATGTTGTCAATGTTGTATTAACCCGTACATACCTTTCCACACGCACCCCATCCCAATTCAACACAGCAGAGTCTTAGTAACTGTGTTACTATAGCACCTCCTACAGCTCTGGAGGCCAGCATTACTACCTATGGCATTCTGGCTAAGTTTCCCAGAGATACCTCTGGGGATTTTATCCATTGGCCCCCTTAGGTTCTCTCCCCACCTTTCTCCAACCTGCTTCTTGGGTGGCCACCATTTATGAGCTGAACCAATGGGCTCCCCAATTCTCTGCCTTCCCTTTTGCAGATCAGGGCACAGGAGCAGAGTGAGGTTGGAGTATTTGCTAACCACCTTCCTCCCTCCCAGGCCTCATATTGGTAGCGGCCACATCCTCCGATGAAAAATCACAACCCCTGTCAAAGAATTCCTCTCCTACAGTTCTCTTTGAGATCTGAAAATCACTTTCTCCTGGTCCTTCAGCCTACGCTGCCCACAGCTTCACACAAGTGTTTGAGAGTGTCTTACCACCCCCTAGTTGGTTTCCTTAATTCTGTCTTCATGTTTGTAAACAGCCTCTTCATTTAATTCTCCTCAATATCCCACTGCAGTATAGTATTTGTTTCCCACCAGGACCCTTACAGatgctgcatgctcagtcatgtccaactctctgccaccccatggactgtagtctaccaggctcctttgtccatgggattttccaggcaagaaagggttgccatttccttctccaggggatcttcccaacccagggattgaacccaagtatcttgcatctcctgcactggcagatggattctttaccactatgccacctgctACAGTCACTTTTTCTCAAATTCTGGCAAGCCCTGACTGCTTCCGCTTTTTTCCTCTAAGTTTGTTTTAGAAGCAACTCTTTCTCCCAGAAACTCCTGATGGAAGTTCTGAGGGATTGGTTGAAAACCATCCAGTCTTATCCCTAATCCCCTTCCTCCACCCCAGTGGCAACGGCAGGCATTTACGTACCTTTCACCTTAGAGTGACCCTCTTATCTACCAACAGATCTGAAGGCTGGGTGGATTTTGCTCATGCCCTTTGTTCTGGGATGTCCACCTCAGCATCCCAATCCTAGACCATCAATCCTAGCATTTGCTTTCCTGTTTTCATGGAGACTCATTGATTCCTCATTCAAGGAGGACCCCTGGTTCCTAGTGATGAAATGCCAGGGATGAGAATACAGATTGAGCCACCTTTGGGACTTATGGTATCCTGTCATCTGTCTGTATTCCTTACCGAATATGACATCCTAAATgtgcaaataaaaataaccttGCAATTCATTTTAAGTGTGATTGTTGTTATAATTCCAAGTGTATTAAAGACAAAAGAGACTTTTGAAAGTTTTTGTGAATTCAGAAGACAGAGAAAATGCTTTATTGTCATTAACATAGATTTTCCTGGTGCAATGTGAAAAAGGAACGAGGTTCATTTCAACCCCCAAAACGTCAGAACTAAAGACACCTGCATAACATtagagtgttttttaaaaaaaaaagtcacagagaaGCAGCTGCTGTAAGATTTAGAGAGGGCAAGAGCTAGACAATCACAGACTTTCCCCTGCATCAGCAGTGCAGTTTTACCCCTCCAAACACAGAACACTTGTGAGTTTAAAAAACTGCAATTTAAAatatgctcagtggtaaagaatatttgTGACTCGGATAATCTGGGACATAGCTTTGGGGGAGTATCATTTGAGTCTAAATGCATAAGtttaatttcataaatttttaaGATCAAGTGATAGCTCTGATTACATATTTTTtctgagttgtttgtttgtttgtttttaatcacaaAGTAGTCTCTTTATCAAGGATCTAAAAGGGACTTCGGGAATTTTTCTTGGGAAAAGAATCCCCTAAATCCAGACACCTTTCAATTTGAGCTACTGTTGCCCTCCCTTTTTTAATCTGAGCAGTCTCTATATCTTGTGTTGGTAATCCCTCAGTTAAAAGGAAAAGTAAGTTCTAAGGGAGCTTGCAATTGGATTTTCTTGGAGGGCATGAGAACTAAAGCGTTGGTTTTTATTAATTCTTGGCACTTTGATCATAAATCTAGTTGGAGACCAGTCATTAAATAAGACATGAGAATTTAAAGGCTTTTCTACCCCCATTTCCTAATTATGcccaaagcatttaaaatattggCTTACTATAAATCCATGTTGGAGACGGGTTATGATATACAAGTTATGTTCTGAGACTCAAggtaaagaaaatttaatttgtaGTGGATGAACTAGAGAAATTTTGTCAGAGAAGGCACAAatgctgttttgcatttttagCATAAGTATGCTGCCTCAGCCTTGTGCCTGAGCTGGGCAGAAGGGAGATGTATAGCCTCCTGCATAGGTGGGGTCAAAATTAAACAGTCCTTGAATTCAGGGGGTGTAGCTGCTCATGCTGCCCATGAAGGTGTGTCTGTGAGCCTGGCGCCCTCCAGCTGTGTCTGCAGGTCACACCAGCTTCAGATGGTCTCACACTCCGTGGTGGCAGTGGAGCAGGCCCCGCAGTCACAGCGGACCGCCACGGGGTAGCTGTAGAAGGGGTCGACTCCAGGGGCACAGTTGGGCAGCTTGACCGTCACCTGTTTGGTCTCATTGTAGGTACAGACTCGATGATGGGCTTCGATGTAGGGGGGTTCCAAAATGGGCTTCTGTCCCCACAGGCAGAAAACAGAAAACCCATTAGAACATACCatcctgtttcattttcttggtaCCACTCATCACTATAAGAGATTAACTTGTTATTCATTTCTTTACTTGTTAATTTCTTTACTTGTTTCCCTTCCAGTAGAAAGCAAATTCAACAACCACCTGTTgaatcaataaaagaaaacagagcaaGGCAGATTCCTTAGTGCCCTATGTGCATCTCAAACCCTGCAGTCAAACCTATTAAGCTTGAATCCCTGATCTGCCACTTGTTGGAGACCTTGGaaaatcagtttcctcatctgtaaaacaaaataCCCACTTCCCAGCATTGTTGTGGAGATAAGGTAAGATGGTAGATGACTAGCACCAAGTAAGCATTCAGTAAGTGTAGTCTATTGTTCTTATCAGAGCAGTTACAAGAGTAAGAAAGTAATATAAACATAATAACTAGCAAGCCTTCAGAGGACAGCACTTTCATTTGTCCCAGGCAAATGAAATATGTTTAATGGAGGTCCAGGATGCAGATCTTACATGCATGTCATGGGAATATGGCTTTGCCTTCAATGAGGACCATGTAGAAGAGTTAAATTCAATATCAACTTCTTCCTACTATTTCTCAGATAATGTTTTATCCTTTCTCAGTTTGCTTCATGTCCTCTTATCTTCAGTAACCTGGAATCCCAGGCAACATTGCCAAATAAAATACAGGATACCCAGTAAaatctgaatttcaaataaacagcaaattttagtataagtatatcccaaatattgcatgggataGACTTAtaccaaactgaaaaaaaaaaaaaggttgtttaTGTGACATTCAAATGTAACTGGCATCCTGGCTAGATTGGTTTGGTTATTTGCTAACTCTAGCTACCCTAAACCTAGGCCAGAGCAAAGGCTAATTTCAGCAATAGTTCCACCTTCAAAGTAAATCCAGCCACTGTGTCGTCATGAATATCCTTATTTTCAGACATGCTCCCCAGTTAAGTTACCAAAAATAAGTGCTTTATCAATCAGAAACTTTCAGATTGTGGGGAAAGTAAACctcattcttttatttactttctagACATAGCCTCCATTTTCATACCACAATAAAGGCATCATAAAAGCTGATTGACATTAAGGAGAGTCCTGCTCTTTAATAGTTTCATTTCTCCAGTGAGAGCACAGTCCCTGACCTCCTATGGGTGACTGCTACCCAGTTAAAGCCATTCGTTGATTTATAAAGGGAAAAGAAGATGCGTTCAATTAAAGGGAAACTGTAGTTTGAGATTTTAGCCCAGAAAGAGCTCCAAATAGCCTCGACAAGGCTGTGAGCAGGGGAGGGCACTGCCAGGCCACGCCCTGAACACAAGCAAGTTTCTCACATAACTTTGATGTCATGTGACAGCCACAGTATCTGCAACAACTgaattttcatttgttattatgtCTCAAGCCCCCTAATGATGGGGAAATGAAGCTAACTTGGTGGAGTTGTTTCATTTAAGTTACAGGTTTCATTACCATAATTCAATTCCAATCATAGGGCCATAATTTTATCCAAATGATAACAGGTTGCTGTCTGAGTCCCTGAATAGAAGTATATTTTTCCTAATAGCAGTGTCCTTTCATAGTGCTCATGGGCTTCTAGTTTAGTGTTCttcactcaattgtgtctaattctttatgaccccatggactgtagcccaccagactcctttgtccatggaattctccaggcaagaatattggagtgggtagccattctgttctccaggggatcttcccaacacagggctcgaacccaggtctcctgcattacaggtagattcttccatctgagccaccaggcttctAAATGGGCTCAATTTGATGAGAAGATGTATAACTCCAGGAAGGGATTCATCCCTtttaattcaacatttattgaatgccttgCTTATACACATCTTTTGACAAGAGCCATGAAAAGCACAAGAATGAACCTCTCCACTCAAAAAACTTAAAACCTAATgtgtggtggagaaggaaataagacAAAAAAGGTAGATGATGGTCATGGGCTgaccaaagagtcagaaaaggcTTAGAGGAGTTGGTTCTGGAGACAGGCACCAAGGAATAAATGTGAGCAGGAATAGGAGAAAAGGACCAAAAGTAAGATTTCATGAGGAATACTGaataaaacctttaaaatctAGTCTCTCAGGCAGAGCTAATAATATGCGCAGTGCCTGGGAAAATAGGCAGATGACATATTGCTGAGGACCTTAAAAGGTAGTTACTGAATTTGCAGCAGTGGGTGATCATTAAAGGTTTTTGGAGCCACGGTGACAAAATCAGAGCTAGTACTTCATTAGGAGCCAATTCAGGCCCTAGTGGGCAGAGGCAGCAGTCACTGTATGGTGTGATCCTACGGGGTACTGAAAGGCGCTCTATCTCCTCACCCCTCAAACATCTCCTCCTCTCAACCTTAAAGCATTCTAACTTTGATTGAGATTTTTATCCCACTTTAAATGTACAGTCTCTAAAAAAGCTGGATATAATTGTATATGAAGAGCCTTAATACATCTGTCAATGATGATCCCTGAAGGACCCAGGAATGACTCTAGGGGAACAGAAGAGAGCAGGGCTGAAGGTAAGGCACTGAAGGAGGGGCTGAGGACACATCCTCACCTGCTGCTTAGCTTAGGGCCTTACTTGGTAACTGGCTGGCATTTTAAAGAGGGAGGAACACAGGGAAGAGTTTGGGTTATAAGAGTGAACCAAGAGTTTATTCTGAACTTTCCAGTGACTCCTTGCATGACTCTGCAGTCAGCTACCAATTGAATTCTTgcatgtcatctgtaaaatgggcagcaAAACAGCACATCTTGGCCTCCCAGAGATGATTCCCAAATAGACAGACACATGTCAATCAAATTATTAATTTCATCAATGCTTCATTAGAAGGGCAATATCATAtttctttcagattatttttggaagttgttttttgtttgtttaacccATAACAAAGTATAGATACCCCAGCTCTATCTCATTTCATTAAGAACTTTAATacttcggcttccctggtggtgcagtggttaagaatctgccttgcaatgcatggGACACAGGTTTTATCTcaggtctggaaagatcccacatgcttcagggcaactaGCCCGAGCGCCACAGCTACTAAGCATGCACCGTAGGGCCCCTagtcctcaacaagagaagcccccgcaatgAAGCCCCCATACAACAACTAGAGTGGTCCCTTCTCTCCACAAGTAGGgagagcccacacacagcaatgaagactcagcacaaccaaaaataaaaataaagaaataatttttttttgagtacTTTAGAATCAGTCTAAGCGACATGAAGGCATTGCCACCAGAGCCTCTTTTGGGACTCACCTCCCAGGTTTCACAGCG is a genomic window containing:
- the GPHB5 gene encoding glycoprotein hormone beta-5, which codes for MRLVYLFLGPMALLLLAGCGSVISTSSENLRTFVGCAVREFTFLAKKPGCRGLRITTDACWGRCETWEKPILEPPYIEAHHRVCTYNETKQVTVKLPNCAPGVDPFYSYPVAVRCDCGACSTATTECETI